In the Patescibacteria group bacterium genome, one interval contains:
- a CDS encoding HK97 gp10 family phage protein — MTRDMQKNLSSGLQTAGRIMERALKKRLQRGGTLHIKGRSPYPDLRSRTGTLRRSIAVNPQSGAKKVSNGYQVRVGPNIVYARIHEFGGMTGRNYATRIPARPYLMPTFKDEKKNITDAIIKKLVEPLK; from the coding sequence ATGACCCGCGATATGCAAAAGAATCTGTCAAGCGGTTTGCAGACCGCCGGGCGCATCATGGAACGCGCTTTAAAGAAGCGGCTCCAGCGCGGGGGCACCTTGCATATCAAAGGACGTTCGCCCTATCCTGATCTGCGTTCGCGCACGGGCACGCTTCGCCGGTCGATTGCCGTTAATCCGCAGAGCGGGGCCAAAAAGGTCTCGAACGGCTATCAGGTTCGCGTCGGCCCCAATATCGTCTATGCCCGGATACATGAATTCGGCGGCATGACCGGACGCAACTATGCCACAAGAATACCGGCCCGGCCGTACCTGATGCCGACCTTTAAAGATGAGAAGAAAAATATCACCGATGCCATTATCAAGAAACTGGTGGAACCGTTAAAATGA
- a CDS encoding phage gp6-like head-tail connector protein: protein MSLDTTLALVTLDEARRYLEIPEDDVSHDVMLEYLINAASQFIADHCRRKFITPTTAYDEYFEGDGTESHYTKYAPLTTTIANIYYWDGMTWQNLTGTTFAQDNDSGKLFFTDGGIFSLRTHRSYKISYKYGYAVAVVPSDLKLAVMELVAVKRKKFTENLHGESSKTFGDQTVTFSTDKIPEFVNEIVRKYRRLR from the coding sequence ATGAGCCTCGATACTACCCTGGCATTGGTTACGCTGGACGAAGCCCGGCGATATCTGGAGATTCCAGAAGATGATGTTTCGCATGATGTCATGCTGGAATATCTAATCAATGCCGCCTCGCAGTTTATCGCCGACCATTGCCGCCGGAAATTCATAACCCCGACGACGGCTTATGACGAATACTTCGAGGGCGACGGCACTGAATCGCATTACACCAAGTATGCGCCCCTGACCACGACCATTGCGAATATTTATTATTGGGATGGAATGACGTGGCAGAATCTTACGGGTACGACCTTTGCCCAGGATAACGATAGCGGTAAACTATTCTTCACGGACGGCGGTATCTTTTCCCTGCGGACGCATCGGAGTTATAAGATATCCTACAAATACGGATATGCCGTTGCCGTCGTGCCCTCTGACCTTAAATTGGCCGTTATGGAATTGGTGGCGGTGAAACGGAAAAAGTTCACCGAGAATTTACATGGCGAATCCAGCAAGACCTTCGGCGATCAGACGGTTACGTTTTCGACTGACAAGATACCGGAATTCGTAAACGAAATCGTCCGCAAATATCGGAGACTGCGCTGA